A single window of Caldicellulosiruptor bescii DSM 6725 DNA harbors:
- a CDS encoding DUF3794 and LysM peptidoglycan-binding domain-containing protein has product MEKKFEKVEYMNIYGTDSQKVIVEGEILLPEIKPDAVKVLQTDSEVLITNVEVLNDRVVVQGEIEFRVIYLSSDPQRKVASVSSSAGFSKTFDMLGVRSTMAYEVKDDLIYTFCSLLSPRKLSAKAIAEITVLVKAPATVEYLADIEEDSIKYLKEKISISNPRSTTEEISKREILEIPQGKPSIREILRCFARLSDRNIKFDRKKMTFDLKVDLKTLYSPDIGQNPIEMVEHEVLIQHYSELPDSPDDVEPVVKFYIKSFRVLPKTDEIGELRRIEYDITIEAEITFHDVKTIEPIVDAYSTAYEIKDSKKLLNIEQFVGKVRHMHLLKDTITLPIEPEQVFSVSGRIEVDVIKPEKNKINIKGVAVVFLIYLSKDLQDIIKNTTSQIPFDVKLDIEGVEETDRAFANIEIENISFSIISISEVELRIRLAIEVWIKRGLSKEILSDLELVEEIKKEEERLASVYIYTVQKGDTLWKVAKKYRTTVEKIIDFNQIEKEEIVPGQKLLIVK; this is encoded by the coding sequence TTGGAAAAGAAATTTGAAAAGGTTGAGTACATGAACATCTATGGGACAGACTCCCAAAAAGTGATTGTTGAAGGTGAGATTTTGCTTCCAGAGATAAAACCAGATGCTGTGAAAGTGCTTCAGACTGATAGTGAAGTCCTGATTACAAATGTTGAGGTTTTAAACGACAGAGTGGTTGTTCAAGGTGAAATAGAGTTTAGAGTAATTTATCTCTCATCTGACCCGCAGAGGAAAGTTGCTTCTGTTTCAAGTTCAGCAGGGTTTTCAAAGACATTTGATATGTTGGGAGTAAGATCTACAATGGCGTATGAGGTCAAAGATGATCTCATTTATACCTTTTGCTCTCTTTTGAGTCCGCGCAAACTTTCTGCCAAGGCAATTGCAGAGATTACCGTTTTGGTAAAAGCCCCAGCTACTGTTGAGTATCTTGCCGACATTGAAGAAGATTCAATAAAGTATTTAAAAGAAAAAATCTCAATTTCAAATCCTCGCAGCACGACAGAGGAGATTTCAAAAAGAGAGATTTTAGAGATACCTCAAGGTAAACCTTCCATCAGAGAAATATTGCGATGTTTTGCAAGGCTTTCAGACAGGAACATCAAGTTTGACAGGAAAAAGATGACCTTTGATTTAAAAGTGGACTTAAAAACCCTCTACTCACCAGATATTGGTCAAAATCCTATTGAGATGGTTGAACATGAGGTATTAATTCAGCACTACTCTGAACTTCCCGACAGTCCCGATGATGTAGAACCAGTTGTTAAATTTTATATCAAAAGCTTCAGAGTTTTGCCTAAGACTGATGAAATAGGCGAACTTCGCAGGATAGAGTATGATATAACTATTGAAGCTGAGATAACATTTCATGATGTAAAAACCATTGAACCCATTGTGGATGCATATTCGACAGCGTATGAGATAAAAGATTCTAAAAAACTTCTCAACATAGAACAATTTGTTGGGAAAGTTCGGCATATGCATCTTTTAAAAGATACAATTACACTACCTATTGAACCTGAGCAGGTTTTTTCAGTCTCTGGCAGGATAGAGGTGGACGTTATAAAGCCAGAAAAGAATAAAATTAATATAAAAGGTGTTGCTGTTGTCTTTTTGATTTATCTTTCTAAAGACCTGCAGGACATCATAAAAAATACAACATCCCAAATTCCTTTTGATGTGAAATTGGATATAGAAGGGGTAGAAGAGACCGACAGGGCATTTGCAAATATTGAGATAGAAAACATATCATTTTCCATTATTTCTATATCTGAAGTTGAACTGCGGATTCGTCTTGCAATTGAAGTGTGGATAAAAAGAGGGCTATCAAAAGAGATTTTGTCTGATTTAGAGCTTGTAGAAGAGATAAAAAAAGAAGAGGAGAGACTTGCAAGCGTGTACATTTATACTGTCCAGAAAGGTGATACTCTGTGGAAAGTTGCAAAAAAATACAGAACAACAGTAGAAAAAATTATTGATTTTAATCAAATAGAAAAAGAAGAAATTGTGCCTGGCCAAAAACTTTTAATAGTAAAATAG
- a CDS encoding ArdC family protein, whose amino-acid sequence MKIFFGSKVSEIVTERILEQLEKGIVPWHKSWRVDSRPVNWETRRPYNGVNLFLLEPGGEYLTFRQINKLGAKLKKGAKGYIVVFWKVDTVKQETRDIPEDEETVEVIEEEQQENTKTVYLLRYYYVFNVDDVEGLPAKKKEKKEITPVPYDERVRKALQVVTDWNTICPIKHGNYAPCYSPANDTIYMPTFDKFEGAHKIEEYFSTVFHEIVHSTGHKTRLDRHRHSRFGDWHYAQEELVAEIGSAFLLNMYGLDIPETFKNNVAYINYWLEQLQKDKTMIVKAAGKAERAVEYILKKVEEKQDKQLQQASA is encoded by the coding sequence ATGAAGATTTTCTTTGGAAGCAAGGTTTCAGAGATTGTTACTGAAAGAATTTTAGAACAACTGGAAAAAGGAATTGTTCCCTGGCACAAAAGCTGGCGTGTTGATAGTCGACCAGTTAACTGGGAAACTAGACGTCCCTATAATGGTGTCAACCTTTTTCTCTTAGAACCCGGTGGAGAATATCTGACATTCAGACAAATAAACAAACTTGGCGCAAAACTAAAGAAAGGTGCCAAAGGATACATCGTGGTATTCTGGAAGGTTGACACAGTCAAGCAGGAAACCAGGGACATCCCGGAAGATGAAGAAACTGTAGAAGTCATAGAAGAAGAACAACAGGAAAACACAAAAACAGTCTACTTGCTCCGGTACTATTATGTCTTCAATGTCGACGATGTAGAAGGCTTGCCTGCAAAGAAAAAAGAAAAGAAAGAAATTACCCCGGTACCCTATGATGAAAGAGTTAGAAAAGCATTGCAGGTTGTGACTGACTGGAACACCATATGCCCCATCAAACACGGTAACTATGCACCCTGCTATTCCCCAGCAAACGACACAATTTATATGCCAACCTTCGATAAGTTTGAAGGTGCACACAAAATAGAAGAATACTTCAGCACTGTCTTTCATGAGATAGTACATTCCACAGGACACAAAACCAGATTGGACCGTCACAGACATTCCAGGTTTGGCGACTGGCACTATGCTCAGGAAGAGTTAGTTGCCGAAATAGGAAGCGCATTTCTCCTTAACATGTATGGTTTGGATATACCAGAAACATTCAAAAACAACGTTGCGTACATTAACTACTGGCTGGAACAACTGCAAAAAGATAAAACCATGATTGTGAAGGCAGCTGGGAAAGCAGAAAGGGCAGTTGAATATATTTTGAAAAAAGTCGAGGAAAAACAGGACAAACAGCTGCAGCAGGCAAGTGCTTAA
- a CDS encoding divergent polysaccharide deacetylase family protein: protein MRFKKYVLVIIERTKLSKFFIPFLALLCCITLLLVYLFYNPKPKIKEAASQASSYVAIIFEDAGMDEEEVQKLLSINVPFDIAIIPFLPFSNKISLMCQEKGKEVLLHLSMEPEEGSTIWLCPRSIMNATPDDEVEKIFKDALANVANSKGVSTHLGTLVCKNERIVKKLCLLAKEKDMTVIDSTFSSESLFAKIGKQMGLQVIIPDIVLDSRNELKPIQDKFNLLFNMAKKKGFAVAIGHLGLDGGITTIEAFKQTVEKAKKENIKFVFVSEISKLEKKNIK, encoded by the coding sequence ATGAGATTTAAAAAATATGTTCTTGTGATAATAGAAAGGACAAAGCTAAGTAAATTCTTCATACCCTTTCTTGCTCTTTTGTGTTGTATTACATTGCTTCTTGTGTATCTTTTCTACAACCCGAAACCAAAAATAAAAGAAGCTGCCAGTCAAGCATCATCGTATGTTGCTATCATTTTCGAAGATGCTGGAATGGATGAAGAAGAAGTACAAAAGCTTTTGAGTATAAACGTACCGTTTGATATTGCCATTATTCCTTTTTTGCCTTTTTCCAATAAGATATCTCTCATGTGCCAGGAAAAAGGAAAGGAAGTTCTGCTGCATCTTTCAATGGAACCTGAAGAGGGCAGTACAATTTGGCTGTGCCCGCGAAGTATAATGAATGCTACTCCTGATGATGAGGTTGAAAAAATTTTCAAAGATGCATTGGCAAATGTAGCAAATAGCAAAGGTGTTAGTACACATCTCGGGACGCTTGTTTGCAAAAATGAAAGAATAGTAAAAAAGCTGTGTCTGCTTGCAAAAGAAAAAGATATGACCGTTATAGACTCTACCTTTTCCTCAGAGTCACTCTTTGCAAAAATAGGAAAGCAAATGGGTCTTCAGGTTATCATCCCAGACATTGTACTTGATTCAAGAAATGAGTTAAAGCCGATACAAGACAAGTTCAATCTTCTTTTTAATATGGCAAAGAAGAAAGGATTTGCAGTGGCAATAGGTCATCTTGGGCTTGATGGTGGCATCACAACAATTGAAGCATTCAAGCAGACTGTGGAAAAGGCAAAGAAAGAGAATATAAAATTTGTATTTGTCTCAGAGATTTCAAAGCTGGAAAAGAAAAACATTAAGTAA
- a CDS encoding DUF5697 family protein, producing MVFYNAEKMIEDFIYTWGCCTVEHIRELVHPAPENKIRRLIKGLLIEEQDGVLRPIFSQLSYLETQRTLKFLDFLVKYLQDKVTDYKPAQYPYVAIVRTTKGKSAFVCYVMAGEETIIRDVINTAPPENIIFILEKPETKEILQSVNCKLKTFLNAQSGEKV from the coding sequence ATGGTTTTCTACAACGCCGAGAAGATGATAGAAGATTTTATCTACACATGGGGTTGCTGCACTGTAGAACACATCCGAGAACTTGTCCACCCTGCACCAGAAAATAAGATCCGGAGACTTATAAAAGGGCTACTGATTGAAGAACAGGATGGAGTGTTAAGACCTATTTTTTCGCAACTGTCGTATCTTGAAACACAAAGAACATTAAAATTTCTCGACTTTCTGGTCAAATACCTGCAGGACAAGGTAACAGACTACAAACCAGCCCAGTATCCATATGTAGCAATTGTAAGAACAACAAAAGGCAAAAGTGCTTTTGTATGCTATGTAATGGCAGGAGAAGAAACTATAATTAGAGACGTTATCAATACTGCACCACCTGAAAATATTATCTTCATTCTCGAAAAACCAGAAACAAAAGAAATATTGCAAAGCGTAAACTGTAAACTCAAAACATTTTTGAATGCACAAAGCGGTGAGAAGGTGTAA
- a CDS encoding DUF3854 domain-containing protein, whose translation MKELIDITMQDVLDRVRITVLKQRGNELNCLCPYCDEPHRREGHLYINIAKDTFICHKCGRQGNALQLYALLTNQDTKEAYRELVQEIASGSRRLHHIQYKLQHKEIQPRYIAPPEARDKVYREFLKLLTLDETHKSDLLRRGLSETAIKIKGYKSLNVEKERRLLICRVMQEKGLNLAGIPGFYEHKTTGEWDFIPYQGYAIPVRNFKGQIVGLQVRMNEPALSKYRWFSSSNSKDVGTPAEASLHAVGSMEEGIVYVTEGALKADVASYLSGQMFIGLPGVSSCHKQLIETLKQIQPKVVILAFDMDCEEKVEVRLNVEKVKKLLTENGFEFKQITWDRQFKGIDDYLLYLKQTQKRSA comes from the coding sequence ATGAAAGAGTTAATTGATATCACGATGCAAGATGTTTTGGATAGAGTAAGAATAACAGTGCTAAAACAAAGGGGTAATGAATTGAACTGCTTGTGTCCTTATTGCGATGAACCACATAGACGTGAAGGACATCTTTACATCAACATTGCTAAGGATACATTCATTTGCCACAAATGCGGCAGACAGGGAAATGCACTGCAGTTATACGCACTCCTTACAAATCAGGATACCAAAGAAGCTTACAGAGAACTTGTGCAGGAGATAGCATCCGGTTCACGAAGGTTGCACCATATACAGTACAAACTCCAACACAAAGAAATACAGCCAAGATATATCGCACCGCCAGAAGCTAGAGATAAGGTCTACAGGGAATTTTTGAAGTTACTTACCCTGGATGAAACACACAAATCGGACCTGCTCAGACGTGGATTGTCAGAAACAGCTATAAAAATCAAAGGTTACAAATCATTAAATGTTGAAAAAGAAAGACGTTTACTTATTTGCAGGGTCATGCAGGAGAAAGGTCTAAACCTGGCAGGTATTCCTGGTTTTTACGAACATAAAACTACTGGGGAATGGGACTTTATCCCTTACCAGGGCTATGCAATCCCAGTCAGAAACTTTAAAGGGCAGATAGTTGGGTTACAGGTCAGAATGAATGAGCCAGCACTTTCAAAATACCGCTGGTTCTCTTCATCGAACAGCAAAGACGTTGGAACACCGGCAGAAGCTTCTCTACATGCTGTAGGAAGTATGGAAGAAGGAATTGTTTATGTAACAGAAGGTGCTTTAAAGGCTGATGTTGCTTCATATCTGTCAGGACAGATGTTCATCGGTTTACCCGGTGTTAGTTCTTGCCATAAACAACTGATAGAAACATTGAAACAAATTCAGCCTAAAGTTGTTATCCTGGCATTTGATATGGATTGTGAAGAGAAGGTCGAAGTAAGATTAAATGTAGAAAAGGTTAAAAAGCTTTTAACTGAAAACGGCTTTGAATTCAAACAAATCACCTGGGATAGGCAATTCAAAGGTATTGATGATTACTTGTTGTACCTGAAACAAACACAGAAAAGGAGCGCCTAA
- a CDS encoding DUF2828 family protein, with protein MSDEFLNELEKSTNISRTENNALTFQSTLNANLDWFSMSGGLRFQPEDRIISLFMKAFYEDKQLAMKNLFFTRDIKKGLGERRVFRVVLKHLAKTHPDIVRKNIVFIPFFGRWDDLYELIDTPVENSMWFFIKQQLSEDLKSENPSLLAKWLKSENTSSKESVKLAKKTRKALSMTPKEYRKTLAELRKRIDVLERRLSEKDYTFDYEKVPSQAMLKYRKAFLRNDKDRYTQYIEKVIQGKKKINTNTLSAVQIVRQILIDRGKMSLDEKKHLDLLWQNIPKIDTSENALVVADTSGSMFYACGQYALGIAASVGLALYYAENNKGIFHNRFITFSAKPKLQKIQGKTIYEKVKFLENADWECNTDIEAVFTLILNIAINKNLAQEDLPKKLYIVSDMEFDEATRVSPDAPLFDAIRERYKNHGYELPTLVFWNVSSRHNNIPVTKETPNVLLVSGMSQKIFENLIKNQLPDPVEFMLEVLNNERYSVIQI; from the coding sequence ATGAGTGATGAGTTTCTCAACGAGTTAGAAAAATCAACAAACATTTCTCGCACAGAAAATAATGCACTGACATTTCAATCTACACTCAATGCAAATCTTGATTGGTTTTCAATGAGTGGTGGTTTGAGATTTCAACCAGAGGATAGAATTATATCTTTATTTATGAAAGCATTTTATGAAGATAAGCAGCTTGCTATGAAAAATTTATTCTTCACAAGGGATATTAAAAAAGGACTTGGTGAACGTAGAGTTTTTAGAGTTGTTCTCAAACACCTTGCTAAAACCCATCCGGATATTGTCAGAAAAAACATTGTCTTTATTCCTTTTTTTGGACGGTGGGATGACTTATATGAACTGATTGACACACCAGTTGAAAACTCCATGTGGTTTTTTATTAAACAGCAATTGTCTGAAGACTTAAAATCAGAAAACCCTTCACTTTTGGCAAAATGGCTCAAAAGTGAAAATACTTCTTCAAAAGAGTCAGTAAAACTTGCAAAGAAGACTCGTAAAGCCCTTTCGATGACACCAAAAGAATATAGAAAAACCTTAGCTGAACTTAGAAAAAGAATTGATGTTTTGGAAAGAAGACTATCAGAGAAAGACTATACATTCGATTACGAAAAAGTCCCTTCACAAGCAATGCTAAAATACAGAAAAGCATTTTTGCGAAATGACAAAGACAGATACACTCAGTACATTGAAAAAGTTATTCAGGGAAAGAAAAAGATTAATACAAATACACTCTCTGCTGTGCAGATTGTAAGACAAATACTTATAGATAGAGGTAAAATGTCACTTGATGAAAAGAAACATCTGGATCTTCTGTGGCAAAACATTCCAAAGATTGACACATCAGAGAATGCTCTTGTTGTAGCAGATACATCAGGTTCTATGTTTTATGCATGTGGTCAGTATGCTCTTGGAATTGCTGCTTCGGTTGGTTTAGCATTGTATTATGCAGAAAATAATAAAGGAATTTTTCATAATAGGTTTATTACTTTTTCTGCGAAACCTAAGTTACAAAAAATCCAAGGAAAAACTATTTATGAGAAAGTTAAATTTTTAGAGAATGCAGACTGGGAATGCAACACAGATATTGAAGCAGTCTTCACACTCATATTAAATATTGCAATAAATAAAAATTTAGCACAAGAGGACTTGCCCAAAAAATTATATATTGTCTCAGACATGGAGTTTGACGAAGCCACAAGAGTTTCACCTGACGCACCACTTTTTGATGCGATAAGAGAAAGGTATAAAAATCATGGATATGAGTTGCCTACTTTGGTGTTCTGGAATGTCTCATCTAGGCATAACAACATTCCTGTAACTAAAGAAACACCAAATGTACTTTTAGTATCTGGAATGTCTCAAAAAATATTTGAAAACCTTATTAAAAATCAACTTCCAGATCCTGTAGAATTTATGCTTGAAGTATTGAACAATGAAAGATACTCTGTTATTCAAATATAA
- a CDS encoding Veg family protein, whose product MVDKLHLQQLKKDIEALKGEKVLIRANKGRKKMVEVEGILENTYSNIFVVKFPVDRECKQYRCVTYTYSDLITNTVEIILCKTNTKVNVM is encoded by the coding sequence GTGGTTGATAAACTTCACCTTCAACAGCTAAAAAAAGACATTGAAGCCCTAAAAGGCGAAAAGGTTTTAATTCGCGCAAATAAAGGACGCAAAAAAATGGTTGAGGTTGAAGGTATTTTGGAGAACACTTATTCAAACATCTTTGTTGTCAAGTTTCCAGTTGACAGAGAGTGCAAACAGTACAGGTGTGTGACATACACTTATTCAGACCTTATTACAAATACAGTTGAGATTATCCTTTGTAAGACAAACACAAAAGTAAATGTTATGTAA
- the spoVG gene encoding septation regulator SpoVG — MQVTDVRIRKITNEGRMKAIVSVTFDNCFVVHDIKIIEGQNGLFIAMPSRKTPEGEFKDIAHPINQETRDMVQKAVIEKYEAVISAGE, encoded by the coding sequence ATGCAGGTGACAGATGTTAGGATTAGAAAGATTACAAATGAAGGAAGAATGAAGGCTATTGTGTCGGTGACCTTTGACAACTGTTTTGTTGTTCATGACATCAAGATTATCGAGGGGCAAAATGGGCTTTTCATTGCTATGCCAAGCCGCAAAACGCCTGAGGGCGAATTTAAAGATATTGCTCATCCAATAAACCAGGAGACGCGAGACATGGTTCAAAAAGCTGTGATTGAGAAGTATGAAGCTGTTATCTCAGCAGGAGAATAA
- the murC gene encoding UDP-N-acetylmuramate--L-alanine ligase, producing MNKYFFIGIGGISMSAIALILKNQGFWVEGSDMQESATTKMLRENGINVYIGHDESHIHGDETVIYTAAISKDNPELLAAKRMNLKIYERAEFLGLLMKDFKNVITISGTHGKTTTTSMIGYILKKANYNPTVLVGAFVKQLGGNFVIGSKEYLVVEACEYVDSFLKFNPTIGVILNIDNDHLDYFKDIDSIKNSFKKFAQKIPTSGFLVVNYDDKNVKDIINQLNTQIICISTKEKTDIFADNISCSDGYYEFDVKNNNDEILAHIKLNIPGFHNVYNALAAFAVASKLGVESITIEQALSEFRGASRRLEKVGEFNGIYLYDDYAHHPTEIKATLATLKKISEGKVLAIFQPHTFSRLKTLLNEFAESLQLADKVIVTDVYAAREKNVFGITSEKLYLKLKEIGIDCEYISNFEDIACYAVKEAKKGDIIATIGAGDINKCLDIILKKAVVKS from the coding sequence ATGAACAAGTATTTTTTCATTGGTATTGGTGGAATATCAATGAGTGCAATCGCTTTAATACTCAAAAACCAAGGTTTTTGGGTTGAAGGTTCTGACATGCAGGAAAGCGCCACTACAAAGATGCTAAGAGAAAATGGAATAAATGTATATATTGGACATGATGAGAGTCACATACACGGCGATGAAACTGTAATATACACCGCGGCAATTTCAAAAGACAATCCCGAACTTTTAGCAGCAAAGAGGATGAATCTGAAAATCTATGAGCGGGCAGAATTTTTAGGGCTTTTGATGAAAGATTTTAAAAATGTCATTACAATCTCAGGGACGCATGGAAAAACAACTACAACCTCTATGATTGGTTACATCCTAAAAAAAGCAAATTATAACCCTACAGTTCTGGTAGGTGCATTTGTAAAACAGCTTGGTGGAAATTTTGTGATTGGTTCTAAAGAATACCTTGTTGTTGAAGCATGTGAATATGTGGATAGCTTTTTAAAGTTCAACCCTACAATTGGAGTTATTTTAAACATTGATAATGACCATTTGGACTATTTCAAAGATATAGATTCAATAAAAAACTCTTTTAAAAAGTTCGCACAGAAAATTCCAACTTCAGGGTTTTTAGTAGTAAACTATGACGATAAAAATGTTAAAGATATTATAAATCAGCTCAACACACAGATAATTTGTATATCCACAAAAGAAAAAACTGACATTTTTGCCGACAATATTAGCTGTAGTGATGGATACTATGAATTTGACGTTAAAAATAATAACGACGAGATTTTAGCTCATATAAAACTCAACATTCCTGGTTTTCATAACGTCTATAATGCGCTCGCTGCATTTGCAGTTGCATCAAAGTTGGGAGTAGAAAGTATTACAATTGAACAAGCTCTCTCTGAATTCCGTGGTGCTTCGCGCAGGCTTGAAAAGGTAGGAGAGTTTAATGGTATATACCTCTATGATGACTATGCTCACCATCCAACCGAAATCAAGGCAACACTTGCTACCCTGAAAAAGATCTCTGAAGGAAAGGTTCTTGCCATATTCCAACCGCATACATTTTCAAGGCTTAAAACTCTTTTGAACGAATTTGCTGAGAGCTTGCAGTTGGCTGACAAGGTTATTGTCACAGATGTATATGCCGCACGTGAAAAAAATGTTTTTGGAATTACATCTGAAAAGCTTTATTTGAAACTAAAAGAAATTGGAATTGACTGTGAGTATATAAGCAACTTTGAAGATATTGCCTGTTATGCAGTAAAAGAAGCAAAAAAAGGTGACATCATTGCAACCATTGGCGCAGGTGATATAAACAAATGTTTGGACATTATTCTCAAAAAAGCTGTTGTAAAATCATAA
- a CDS encoding nucleoside deaminase, with the protein MYIYNVMKTLIEYASRSNDIPVAAAVVKDRRIISIKRNDSKKAIYHAEILAIIDATSKLSTKDLRSCEMFVTKEPCPMCMSAIVLSKVKRLYFGARDFKMGAAESCFNLSQNPFLNHKVEVIGGICEDECRLLLKRFFEEKRR; encoded by the coding sequence ATGTATATATATAATGTAATGAAAACTCTGATAGAGTATGCAAGTCGTTCAAATGACATTCCAGTTGCGGCAGCTGTTGTAAAGGATAGAAGAATTATTAGTATCAAAAGAAATGACAGTAAAAAGGCTATTTACCACGCAGAGATTCTTGCCATAATTGACGCCACATCAAAGCTTTCTACAAAGGACTTAAGAAGCTGCGAGATGTTTGTGACAAAAGAGCCGTGCCCTATGTGTATGAGTGCAATAGTTTTGAGTAAAGTAAAGAGGCTTTACTTTGGTGCAAGGGATTTTAAGATGGGTGCTGCTGAGTCTTGCTTTAATCTTTCACAAAATCCTTTTTTAAATCATAAGGTAGAAGTGATAGGAGGAATATGTGAAGATGAGTGCAGACTTCTTTTAAAAAGGTTCTTTGAAGAAAAGCGAAGATAG
- the purR gene encoding pur operon repressor produces MQKIGKSERLIFITSTLVQNPMKLFSLTFFCEKLSCAKSTLSEDIDLISQIFEQTGQGKLETVSGAAGGVYYIPVMKKEDEIEFLNFLKNELQNPERIVSGGFVYINDVVFNPEVIKKAARIFVRLFLEKEIDYIATVEAKGIALASYVAQYFNKPLVVARNSSKFTEGSTVNISYISGTTGKIETMTMAKKAIKKGAKVLFIDDFMRGGGTVRGMKDLLSEFESSLVGVGVLIATKDKKSVNVDYKSLLVLEELNAENKKITFSINPQVIS; encoded by the coding sequence GTGCAAAAGATTGGAAAATCAGAACGGCTCATTTTTATAACAAGCACACTTGTCCAAAATCCTATGAAGCTTTTTAGTCTTACTTTTTTTTGTGAAAAACTCAGCTGTGCAAAATCCACCTTGAGTGAGGATATAGATTTGATATCACAAATATTCGAGCAAACAGGACAGGGAAAGCTTGAAACAGTCAGCGGGGCTGCCGGTGGAGTTTATTACATCCCTGTTATGAAAAAAGAGGATGAGATAGAATTTTTAAACTTTCTGAAAAATGAGCTGCAAAATCCTGAAAGAATCGTGTCAGGCGGGTTTGTATATATAAACGACGTTGTCTTTAATCCAGAGGTTATAAAAAAAGCTGCGAGAATATTTGTGAGGTTATTTTTAGAAAAAGAAATAGACTACATTGCCACTGTTGAGGCAAAAGGTATAGCTTTGGCATCGTATGTTGCCCAGTATTTCAACAAACCACTTGTTGTTGCAAGAAATTCGAGCAAGTTCACAGAAGGTTCAACTGTCAATATTTCGTACATCTCAGGCACAACAGGCAAGATTGAAACAATGACAATGGCAAAGAAGGCCATTAAAAAAGGTGCAAAGGTTTTGTTCATAGACGATTTCATGCGCGGCGGGGGAACAGTGCGAGGCATGAAAGACCTTCTTTCTGAATTTGAATCAAGCTTGGTTGGAGTTGGAGTGCTCATTGCAACAAAAGATAAAAAGTCTGTGAATGTGGATTACAAAAGCCTCTTAGTTCTTGAGGAACTTAATGCCGAAAATAAGAAAATCACCTTTTCTATCAACCCTCAGGTTATTTCATAA
- a CDS encoding ATP-binding protein, whose product MENKFLQLVFTSNLQLVKVAEKEILSFLTRETNISADELLEFKLIVNELLINAVVHGNKEDSSKSVKVKVGIVDKKLSYIVVEDEGEGFDIDRVFKEYTPYDEKDEIEDLYEFGRGLMIVASLCEKVKQNQKGNKIVAVRRLKKEEDCYV is encoded by the coding sequence ATGGAGAACAAATTTTTACAGCTTGTATTTACAAGTAATCTCCAGCTTGTCAAAGTAGCAGAAAAAGAGATATTGTCATTTTTAACAAGGGAAACTAATATATCAGCAGATGAGCTTTTAGAATTCAAACTTATAGTGAATGAACTTTTAATAAATGCTGTGGTTCATGGAAATAAGGAGGACAGTTCAAAGTCTGTAAAGGTAAAGGTTGGAATAGTAGATAAAAAACTAAGTTACATTGTTGTTGAGGATGAAGGAGAAGGGTTTGACATTGACAGGGTATTTAAAGAGTACACCCCATACGATGAAAAGGATGAAATAGAAGATTTGTATGAGTTTGGTCGAGGACTTATGATAGTTGCATCACTTTGTGAAAAGGTCAAGCAGAACCAAAAAGGGAACAAGATCGTGGCTGTAAGAAGGCTCAAAAAAGAAGAAGATTGTTATGTTTGA